AAGCGGGGTGTGGACGCCCAGCTATGGATGCTTCTTCCCGGGAAGGGCCTGGGAAGGGCGGGGCTCAAAGATGACTGCCCTGGGGAAGAGACTCTAGAACTCAGAGGCTCCAGGCAGGAACACCAGGCTGTCTCTGTCCCTATACACTTAATTACAGGGGGAGAAAAGGCCTGGGAAGGACTAGGACTTCCCACATTGGGGAGCCCATTCCTCTGCTCGGGAGGGGGCAGACCCTGGGCAGTAGCTGTGTGGGCGAAGGGGAAGAGACTCCCCTTCCctaggaagccagggacaccacAAATCCCACACTCTGGTTACCGTGGACACAGTGAGGGGGTTGTCAGGCTGCGTGTGGTTTACGTGCGCATGCCTGAGGCTGCTGCTGCTGTATGTACAGGAGAGGCTGACTCTGAAAAACTCCTGAGGCCCGGGATGAGCTGTGGATATTTGTCCCCATGTCATGAGCCCATGTTCTGGGGGGCCCTCAACTCAAAACCCATCTCCTTtccttaaaagaagaaaaaaaatgacaccgTTTATCATCCCACAGGCCCCAGAGAaaatcttccccttcccctcctgcccgtccgcccgccctcctcctccctccctccctccctcccctagtACCAAAGTCCTGATCTCAGGTTCCTTGTCCACAGAAGGCGCCTCTACTGAGGAGCTCGGGCCTTGAGGCACGAGAGCGAGCCAGGCTCCAAGAGTTCCAAGTCTTCCAGGGCTTCCAGGAGCTGTTCCCGGGCTGCGCCGATGAAAGAATTCTCCAGGAAAGCAGGCAGGCCTCCCACGCCGTCCTGGAGCGTGTACAGGGGCACGCGCACGAGGCCCAgcacctggggagggagggagacgggGCCTTGGGGCTTGAAGCTTACCCTGTGACGGCCCAGTGCCctgccaaccaaccaaccaaccaaccaaccaacggCTCTCAAGGGTGGACCTCGCACAAGCTGTGTGATTAACGTGTCCCCCGCCTCCCATCTTCCCCGCCACCCCGACAACCAGAAGCCCCTTTCCCATCTTCTCCTGCTTCCTAGAGTTCGAGCACCACCTCCAAACAAGCATCCAGATTAATGGAGGCTCCAAGTTGGAGGGCTCGGATGCCATGCCTGACCGCGTGATCAGCGTCAGTAGGCAACAGCTGGTGGACTTGTTCTGGAAAGATCTCCGCAGAGGTGGGGTAAAGTGGAGCGAGGAGATCTCAGGAGTCCCGGGTGGGCAGAATCATCCCGACTGGGGAGGACTGGGCCTCTGGGCGCCCTCCTCGGGGAGGGGGCCCGGGGAagggcaggggtgagggagggaagggaggggtgcaGGGCGTCCGGGCGGgcccgggcagggggcggggggcccccccGGGACCCGACCCGACCTCCAGCCCGTGGTCCTTGGCCCGCGAGGCGCCGGCTTCCACGGCCTCCAGCTGCTCGGGCGACAGGCGCTTGGCGTAGAAGTGGGCGAGGAGGCGCGGCCGGGGCCCGAGGCGCGAGCCGCGGTAGTCGGCGCGCTCCACGCGGAAGGCGGCGGCCGCCTCGCCCAGCTCCTCGCGCAGCTCCCGGTTCAGCCCGTCCTCCAGGCTGCCGTCCTGCGCGTCCACGAAGCCGCCGGGGAAGCCCAGGCGCCCGTCGAAGCGCATCTGCATCTGcggggggaggacggggaggggttggccgcggaggggggggggcgcggggggccgggcgctccccaccccccacccccacccccctcaccagCACGGCGTAGCGCAGCGGGAAGCGGCCGAACAGCAGCCTCGGGTCGGGCGCGTACAGCAGCGCGTGGCAGGCGTGCCGCCAGCCCGGCCCCAGCGCCAGGGCCTCGGCCAGCTCCACCTTGCAGCCCAGCGCCATGGCTGCGCGACGCTCCGGACCCGGCaacccgggccgggccgggccgggcaggtGGTCAGGAGCGCGGTGGGTGGAGccgcggcggggggtggggctcACTTTGCACCAATGGGAGGCCGGGCCGGGAGCCAGAGCCAATCCCGGAAGGGCCTCGGGGGGGGCGGTTCCCAGAGGCGTTAGGGCGGGGCTTCTACGCGGCGCCCGAGTGCCAGCCAATCAGAGTGGAGGTTGCAGGCGGGCGGTGAGGGGGAGGGACGTTGGAAGTGAAAGCTTCCTCGGGATTGGTCCTCTCGCCGGGACCGGGAAAGGCGAGGTGTTGACGTCATCGCCCCACGCCGCAGCTGGAGCCGCCGGGGTTCCGGGCCGGCCCGGGGGACTCGAGGGGACGTGCGGCCGGCGTTGGGGACCCCGTCACCCACGGGTGGGAGGCCCACGAGCCGCCTTTGGCTCGGCGTGGCTTCCTCACCACGTGTGGAGCCTGGGGTTGGGGGGACGTAGGCGCCGCCCTGCCTGGTGGGGCTCGTGGCCCCGGTGAGGGATGCCGGCAGCCATGGGGTGGGTTCTGTTCCACTGGGGCTGAAATGCCTGACGCAGGAGGTGAGGAGGGGTGGGAGACggagacacccccccaccccccacccccttgctgCTCTGGGATGTTTTGGGACCCACTCGATGTGCACACACCTCTTTAGTTCTGAGGGGTACAGACGGGTGGGCTGTCCTACCGcagtgctggggggtgggggccaccCGGTGTCCGGGGTTGAGAAACAGGGTGATCCCAGGACCCTCCGAGGACAGAAGGAGGCagtttcccacccccaccccccggaggcCCCCGACGTGACATCCCAGCCTGAAACGCAGCCCAGAACTCACCCTGGGATGTAGCCCCGGGACCTTAGGACCCCCCAGCCATCAGGTCTGGAGCACTCACCTGTTCAGTGGAGACGACACCGGCCTCTCAGGACGCCGCCAGGTGCCACGCTTGGAGTGAGAGCGGGTCACAGTGCCCAGGATTTGGAACTCAGCCACACACATCAGGTCTCGGCACCCCAAGGAGAGAAGGCTGGCTGTCCCGCTTGGGCACCCGCGGGCCCTGCTCTAGCACCCTGAGGCCAAGCGCCAGTAGCCGAGGCTGGAGGCAGGAGGCTGAGTCACCTGCCTAGAAAGCCGCTCCAACTTCATAATTATCTGCTAGGACAAGAATTCAAAGTGATCATCCttgggaagctcagggacagtgcccaggccctgagttcaagccccagggctgacaaaaacaaatatgtgtgtgtgcacgcacgcatgtgCGAGCAAGcaaaagccaggcatgggtgggtggctcacacctgtaatcctagctcgtcAGACCACCACAAAatgagaaatggcactgtggctccaagtggtagagcgctagccctgagcagaaaagctaagggacagcatccaggcccctaagttcaagcagcTCGgtggaccaaaaagaaaaaaagacacaaaggtGAAATTCATAacctagcaatttaaaaataatgtggaCCATTTCAagtactggcaggaaaaaaaaaaacataacaaggAGGAAAGCGAAAATGACCAAATTTGACAGATGACAAAATCTATTACAGGGATCAACCCTGAGTACATAATTACGGAGCACCTCTGGTCCACAAGAGCTGGCTGGCCTCCGGGGACCGGTTGTATTTTAAAGTTGTGTGTCATGATGGGTATCTGCATGCTGGCTTTTAGGGCACGGAGAAGATGTTCTCATTCATTTTCCTTATGGCGCTCTTCCTTTTGACATTCCTCATGATTTGATAGACGCCGACACAGTCGTTTCCTATTACATTTTCCCCCATCGTCTGTGCTATGCTTCTGGGTTGTTTTGAGAAGTCCACGTGCATTGATCAAGAGAATATAAACTTGGCAGGAACTCTGGTGACTGGACAGCGGCACTTacttccttcatctctcttcaaGCAGGAGCAGCTTACAAACTGCCAAAAGCTCTTAGACATCTAGTCTGGATCTGGTACTAGCCccgggatcctagctactcagtgaatGGCTGATGTCTGAAAGAGTCACGAAAGCAGATCTTACCTCCAGAGCAATTCAGGAGACATGGTTGAAACTGCTGAGAGAAAATTTCTGAGCGGTTTGATGTTCAGTTACAAGGTCtaaggatggaagaaaagaaaggtaagaaACACTATTCACCTAACAGCTTCGTGCCAAGCGAACACTTCAGCTAAACCTCTCCCCCGAAGACTGCCCTGT
Above is a genomic segment from Perognathus longimembris pacificus isolate PPM17 chromosome 26, ASM2315922v1, whole genome shotgun sequence containing:
- the Nudt16 gene encoding U8 snoRNA-decapping enzyme: MALGCKVELAEALALGPGWRHACHALLYAPDPRLLFGRFPLRYAVLMQMRFDGRLGFPGGFVDAQDGSLEDGLNRELREELGEAAAAFRVERADYRGSRLGPRPRLLAHFYAKRLSPEQLEAVEAGASRAKDHGLEVLGLVRVPLYTLQDGVGGLPAFLENSFIGAAREQLLEALEDLELLEPGSLSCLKARAPQ